Proteins found in one uncultured Desulfuromonas sp. genomic segment:
- a CDS encoding lipopolysaccharide kinase InaA family protein encodes MTALPPTCPFSITLEHADHAEIVCREILRDLPLKRCVLRGEWNQRQVLVKLFLHPVSAHRHWQREKQGVQKLIDADLTTPALLFCGQLTDQTPVLVFEFIPKTQSALHAWQHCTSETERLTLLNSLVTEIARQHAHGIWQEDLHLGNFLIAEKTIYTIDGDAIAGNRDKTALNPEQSADNLALFQAQIAPHFDPLFSCVVQHYMELRKFSAQWQQQLNNRVISQRQKRRLKYVAKSFRSCSEFLRSRHNNLEMVQRRDVPADFIDQFKTNPDQIVASSIPLKDGNSATVVRLTTPDGDWVVKRYNIKNLWHGLKRCLRRTRASVSWGNAHRLKISGISTPSAIAMAEKRFGPLRLTGYYVCDFVEGKDVAAYFADGNEPNESQLDTANRLIELFRIFLQLGIVHGDCKATNFLVTDQGIAVIDLDAMWEPKSRKRFNKLYRRDRSRFLRNWKTDCALYRWFDRHLPQPDDI; translated from the coding sequence ATGACAGCCCTGCCCCCCACCTGCCCGTTCTCCATCACTCTTGAACATGCCGATCACGCTGAGATCGTTTGCCGGGAGATTTTACGTGATCTGCCGCTAAAGCGTTGCGTGCTGCGCGGTGAATGGAATCAACGCCAGGTTCTGGTCAAACTGTTCCTTCATCCCGTGTCAGCTCATCGTCATTGGCAACGGGAAAAACAGGGGGTGCAGAAACTCATCGACGCCGATCTTACAACACCGGCACTTCTGTTTTGCGGACAACTCACAGACCAGACTCCGGTGTTGGTCTTTGAATTCATCCCCAAAACCCAATCCGCTTTACACGCTTGGCAACACTGCACAAGCGAGACGGAACGCCTGACGTTACTCAACAGTTTGGTGACGGAGATCGCCCGTCAGCATGCCCACGGCATCTGGCAGGAAGATCTCCACCTGGGAAACTTCCTGATCGCAGAGAAGACGATTTACACCATTGATGGTGATGCCATTGCCGGCAATCGCGACAAAACAGCATTAAATCCCGAACAAAGCGCCGACAACCTTGCTCTATTCCAGGCCCAAATCGCCCCTCATTTTGATCCCTTGTTTTCATGCGTGGTGCAACACTACATGGAGCTACGGAAATTCTCAGCGCAATGGCAACAACAACTCAACAACCGTGTGATCAGCCAACGGCAGAAAAGACGCCTAAAATACGTGGCCAAATCATTTCGCAGTTGCAGTGAATTTCTTCGCAGTCGGCACAACAACCTTGAGATGGTTCAACGTCGTGATGTACCAGCGGACTTTATCGATCAATTCAAGACCAATCCTGACCAGATCGTTGCATCCAGCATACCGTTAAAAGACGGCAACAGCGCAACCGTGGTTCGGCTGACAACACCTGACGGCGACTGGGTGGTCAAACGCTACAATATCAAAAATCTCTGGCACGGCCTCAAGCGCTGCCTGCGACGCACCCGCGCCTCTGTCTCGTGGGGAAATGCCCACCGTTTGAAGATCAGCGGAATATCAACCCCTTCAGCCATTGCCATGGCCGAAAAACGGTTTGGCCCTTTGCGCTTAACAGGGTATTATGTGTGCGACTTTGTTGAGGGCAAGGACGTTGCCGCTTATTTCGCCGACGGAAACGAACCAAACGAATCGCAACTCGATACGGCCAATCGGCTGATCGAGCTATTTCGTATTTTCCTTCAACTCGGCATTGTTCACGGTGACTGTAAAGCCACCAACTTTCTGGTGACAGATCAAGGCATTGCCGTTATTGATCTTGATGCCATGTGGGAGCCCAAATCCCGCAAGCGTTTTAACAAGCTGTATCGGCGCGATCGCAGCCGTTTTCTACGCAACTGGAAAACGGATTGCGCTTTGTATCGCTGGTTTGACCGTCATCTGCCGCAACCGGATGACATCTGA
- a CDS encoding lipopolysaccharide kinase InaA family protein, translated as MNETLIYLDPEWKNILEDNNLGTFEQLWQLKLTSVDEGNVGRGKNGWSKVCIFSFEDDKQLQHTVVIKRQSNYRSHTLRHPLIGVPTFLKEMESIRRYEQAGIPALKAVYCATRKINGELQAILVTEFLSGYQPLEHILKNWQEQDRPARQDCAAIAKACGSLVGTLHEQGLEHRCLFPKHLFLRVNKDRVDARLIDLEKTRWRPRFEARRVRDLTALARRSKQVTNRDRIYFLRAYFRISKLDAHAKSLWCQVAKRIDKKRRS; from the coding sequence ATGAATGAGACTTTGATTTATCTCGATCCTGAATGGAAAAACATCCTTGAAGACAACAATCTTGGGACGTTTGAACAACTCTGGCAACTAAAGCTTACGTCAGTTGACGAAGGCAATGTCGGACGGGGAAAAAACGGCTGGAGTAAAGTCTGCATTTTTTCCTTTGAGGACGACAAACAGCTCCAACACACCGTGGTCATAAAAAGACAAAGCAACTATCGCAGTCATACCTTACGCCACCCGCTTATCGGCGTTCCAACCTTTCTCAAGGAAATGGAGAGCATTCGCCGCTATGAGCAGGCAGGCATCCCTGCTCTAAAAGCCGTCTACTGCGCAACCAGAAAAATCAACGGAGAGCTTCAAGCGATTCTGGTCACTGAATTTCTCAGTGGTTATCAGCCCCTTGAACACATTTTAAAAAACTGGCAGGAGCAAGACCGCCCAGCGCGTCAGGATTGTGCAGCCATCGCAAAAGCCTGTGGCTCACTGGTTGGAACACTGCACGAACAAGGGCTGGAACACCGTTGTTTGTTCCCAAAACATCTCTTTCTCAGAGTGAATAAAGATCGTGTCGATGCCCGCTTGATTGATCTGGAAAAAACGCGCTGGCGTCCCAGGTTCGAAGCCCGTCGTGTCCGCGACCTCACAGCTCTTGCTCGACGCAGCAAGCAGGTTACTAACCGAGACCGGATCTATTTTTTACGTGCCTATTTCAGAATAAGTAAACTCGATGCACACGCAAAGTCTTTATGGTGCCAGGTCGCAAAACGTATCGACAAAAAACGACGAAGTTGA
- a CDS encoding NAD-dependent epimerase/dehydratase family protein: MHIIVTGGAGFIGSHLTEMLLAQGHSVTVIDNFTTGKRSNLPKNSNGLTIHELDICNFEGILKHTKGADAIVHLAAVASVQASVDAPRETHTINLDGTINMLEVARIHDISTFVFASSAAIYGNNQQLPIKEDTPPSPLTPYAIDKLGSEYYINFYRRQFGLKTTIFRFFNVYGPRQDPSSPYSGVISILMDRAQNKRPFIVFGDGSQSRDFIFVKDLAEILCKAATQQAPSGHTINLGNGIQTTLLDLLSTVEFLSGNKLQSSFEAPRSGDIKHSCADNSRLKQLFSYTPKTSIAEGLKQIWAFVVSE, from the coding sequence ATGCATATTATCGTTACCGGTGGCGCAGGTTTCATCGGATCACATCTGACCGAAATGCTTCTTGCTCAAGGGCACAGCGTTACCGTCATTGATAACTTCACAACTGGGAAGCGATCCAACCTCCCCAAAAACTCGAACGGATTAACAATACACGAGCTGGATATCTGCAATTTTGAAGGCATTCTGAAACACACGAAAGGTGCAGATGCCATCGTTCATCTTGCCGCCGTAGCTTCAGTTCAAGCCTCGGTTGATGCCCCACGTGAAACGCACACCATTAACTTGGACGGAACAATCAATATGCTCGAAGTCGCAAGGATACACGACATTTCAACATTTGTCTTTGCCTCTTCCGCCGCTATTTATGGCAACAATCAACAGCTACCGATCAAGGAAGACACCCCTCCGTCGCCGTTAACACCTTATGCCATTGACAAACTTGGCTCGGAATACTACATCAACTTCTACCGTCGCCAGTTTGGCCTTAAGACCACAATCTTCCGTTTTTTCAATGTGTACGGACCTCGCCAAGATCCCAGTTCGCCCTACTCCGGCGTCATCAGCATTCTCATGGACAGGGCTCAAAACAAACGACCCTTTATCGTCTTTGGTGATGGATCACAGAGCCGAGACTTTATCTTTGTTAAAGACCTGGCTGAAATTCTCTGCAAAGCCGCCACTCAACAAGCGCCATCCGGCCACACCATCAACCTAGGAAATGGCATACAGACAACGCTTCTGGATTTACTGAGTACCGTGGAATTCTTATCAGGTAACAAACTGCAGTCATCGTTTGAGGCTCCAAGGTCTGGCGACATCAAGCATTCCTGTGCGGATAATAGTCGCCTCAAACAATTATTTTCCTACACACCGAAGACCAGTATTGCCGAAGGTCTTAAACAGATTTGGGCCTTTGTGGTCAGTGAATAA
- the hldE gene encoding bifunctional D-glycero-beta-D-manno-heptose-7-phosphate kinase/D-glycero-beta-D-manno-heptose 1-phosphate adenylyltransferase HldE codes for MTEDQIQDFMEMLPQLQTLVVGDLMLDEYLWGKTGRISPEAPVPVVDISQDDLRLGGAGNVVNNLRALGCQVQVCSVLGDDADGRHLLQQLEQAGVDVAGALFDVDRKTSRKTRILASNQQMLRIDRESRLPLGREIEEQLVAEIVARLDSVDVVFVSDYGKGVLTDYVLSCVIQAGRKRSVPVVVDPKGVDYRRYRGATLLTPNRSEASEASGVKIEDYDSLAVAGKKLLELADLDALVLTRSEEGMSLFLRQGDQIDLPTRAQEVFDVSGAGDTVLALVGIGLAAKLSLKQAATVANIAAGIVVGKVGTSTVSCREIMQAFSQNSLPEENKIQTAQNLSKILNHTRNHGKKVVFTNGCFDLLHAGHVSYLQRARELGDVLVVGLNTDLSVQRLKGPTRPLVNEKDRALVMAALACVSYVVLFDEETPLELIQMLRPDVLVKGADYTPETIVGRAEVESWGGVVKLIEFVQGRSTTGIVEKIRNQK; via the coding sequence ATGACTGAAGATCAGATTCAGGATTTTATGGAAATGTTGCCTCAGTTGCAGACCTTGGTGGTTGGTGACTTGATGCTTGATGAATACTTATGGGGAAAAACAGGGCGAATTTCTCCAGAAGCCCCGGTGCCCGTGGTCGATATTTCGCAGGACGATTTGCGTTTGGGCGGTGCTGGCAACGTTGTGAATAATTTACGTGCACTGGGCTGTCAAGTGCAGGTGTGTTCAGTCTTGGGTGATGATGCCGATGGCCGTCATCTGCTGCAACAATTGGAACAGGCCGGTGTTGATGTTGCCGGTGCTCTGTTTGATGTCGACCGAAAGACTAGTCGCAAAACCCGTATTCTTGCCAGCAATCAACAGATGCTGCGTATTGACCGTGAGAGTCGCCTGCCACTTGGGCGGGAAATTGAAGAGCAGCTTGTCGCAGAAATTGTTGCACGGTTGGACTCTGTCGATGTCGTCTTCGTCTCGGATTACGGTAAAGGGGTTCTTACCGATTATGTCTTAAGTTGCGTCATTCAGGCGGGGAGAAAACGCAGTGTTCCTGTGGTTGTCGATCCGAAAGGTGTCGATTATCGTCGCTATCGGGGAGCCACCCTTCTAACACCAAATCGCTCCGAAGCTTCTGAAGCTTCCGGGGTCAAGATCGAGGATTATGACAGTCTTGCTGTCGCAGGAAAAAAGCTTCTTGAGTTGGCGGATCTTGATGCTCTGGTTTTGACACGAAGTGAAGAGGGAATGTCGTTGTTTCTTCGTCAGGGGGATCAAATTGACCTGCCGACCCGTGCTCAGGAGGTGTTTGATGTGTCCGGTGCTGGCGATACGGTTCTGGCCCTTGTCGGGATCGGTCTCGCCGCCAAGCTCAGTTTAAAACAAGCTGCCACCGTCGCTAATATTGCCGCTGGCATTGTCGTGGGCAAAGTGGGAACGTCGACAGTCAGCTGCCGCGAGATTATGCAGGCTTTTTCACAAAACAGCCTGCCTGAAGAAAATAAAATTCAGACTGCACAAAATCTCTCTAAAATACTTAATCATACCCGCAATCACGGCAAGAAGGTTGTGTTTACCAATGGCTGTTTTGATTTGCTTCACGCTGGGCATGTCAGTTATCTGCAGCGTGCCCGGGAGCTTGGTGATGTCTTGGTTGTTGGTCTGAACACGGACCTGTCCGTTCAGCGACTTAAAGGGCCGACGCGACCACTCGTCAATGAAAAAGACCGTGCTTTGGTCATGGCGGCACTGGCTTGTGTCAGTTATGTCGTGCTTTTTGACGAAGAAACGCCGCTAGAACTTATTCAAATGCTACGTCCTGATGTTCTTGTCAAAGGGGCGGATTATACGCCCGAGACGATTGTTGGTCGCGCTGAGGTTGAAAGCTGGGGCGGAGTCGTTAAGCTGATTGAATTTGTCCAAGGGCGTTCAACAACCGGCATTGTAGAAAAAATTCGCAACCAGAAATAG
- the rfbB gene encoding dTDP-glucose 4,6-dehydratase codes for MKILITGGAGFIGSAVVRHVIKNTADQVVNVDKLTYAGNLESLECVYSDSRYFFEQVDICDYAEIERVFSKHQPDCVMHLAAESHVDRSIDGPGDFVQTNMVGTYVLLEASRRYWSQMPEEGRRRFRFHHISTDEVYGDLVGSDAFFVEEMAYAPSSPYSASKAGADHLVRSWYRTYGLPTLVSNCSNNYGPYHFPEKLIPLMILNALEGKPLPIYGSGLQIRDWLYVEDHVRALYTVLTKGVVGESYNIGGHNEKKNIEVVESICHFLEELAPEKPEGVLNYKDLITYVQDRPGHDLRYAIDAGKIQRELGWVPQETFESGLRKTVQWYLDNRSWCQHVQDGSYRRERLGLELNSREQK; via the coding sequence TTGAAAATACTTATAACGGGAGGGGCTGGTTTTATCGGTTCCGCAGTTGTGCGTCATGTTATAAAAAACACAGCTGATCAGGTCGTCAATGTTGATAAATTGACCTATGCCGGGAACTTGGAATCGCTGGAGTGTGTCTACTCAGACAGTCGTTATTTTTTTGAGCAGGTAGATATTTGTGACTACGCTGAAATTGAACGCGTTTTTTCAAAACATCAGCCTGACTGTGTTATGCATCTGGCTGCCGAAAGTCATGTCGATCGTTCAATTGACGGACCGGGCGACTTTGTTCAAACTAATATGGTTGGCACCTATGTCTTACTTGAGGCCTCGCGACGTTACTGGAGCCAAATGCCTGAAGAAGGTCGTCGACGTTTTCGTTTTCATCACATTTCAACAGACGAAGTGTATGGTGATTTGGTCGGTAGCGATGCTTTTTTTGTCGAAGAGATGGCCTATGCGCCCAGTTCTCCCTACTCTGCCAGTAAAGCCGGGGCTGACCATCTGGTTCGCTCCTGGTATCGGACATATGGATTGCCGACCCTTGTAAGCAACTGTTCTAACAATTACGGACCCTATCATTTTCCGGAAAAACTGATTCCATTAATGATTCTCAATGCCCTTGAGGGTAAGCCTCTGCCGATCTATGGTTCGGGGCTGCAGATTCGCGACTGGCTGTATGTGGAAGATCATGTTCGGGCACTTTATACCGTCTTGACCAAAGGGGTTGTCGGAGAATCCTATAATATCGGCGGACATAACGAGAAGAAGAACATTGAGGTCGTCGAGAGTATTTGTCATTTTCTAGAAGAATTGGCTCCTGAAAAGCCTGAAGGTGTGCTAAATTATAAAGATTTGATTACTTATGTTCAGGATCGTCCCGGACATGATCTGCGTTATGCGATTGATGCCGGGAAAATTCAACGTGAGTTGGGCTGGGTTCCACAGGAAACCTTTGAGTCCGGATTGCGTAAAACGGTTCAGTGGTATCTGGATAACAGATCCTGGTGCCAGCACGTACAGGATGGGTCCTATCGTCGTGAACGATTAGGCCTTGAGTTGAATTCTAGGGAGCAAAAGTAA
- the rfbD gene encoding dTDP-4-dehydrorhamnose reductase, protein MSERHIALIGANGMLASMLRATVPPSVVLHLLDLPEFDLTRCEDVRSCLSVLSPEIIINCAAFTQVDACESERELAMSVNGDGPACLADVAHELDATLVHFSTDFVFSGTNGTPYQEDDAVGPLSVYGESKLRGEQGITGSRLQQYYIVRTSWLYGPNGANFVETMIRLAHEREELKIVADQIGTPTYTGDLAAAVWRLLGLDESGRVAAPYGLYHYSNDGVCSWYDFTCEIVRWLQNEQQSLQVKTVRPIATQEYPVPAVRPAYSVLSKAKIIHEADIVVPSWQQSLHRYLRQRFSGR, encoded by the coding sequence ATGAGCGAAAGACACATTGCTCTTATCGGGGCAAATGGGATGCTGGCCAGCATGCTTCGTGCCACGGTGCCACCCTCTGTGGTTTTGCATCTTCTCGATCTGCCCGAATTTGATTTGACCCGCTGTGAGGATGTGCGCTCGTGTCTGAGTGTTCTTTCTCCTGAAATAATCATCAATTGTGCGGCTTTCACTCAGGTCGACGCATGTGAATCTGAGCGTGAACTGGCCATGTCTGTTAATGGCGATGGCCCTGCCTGCCTTGCCGATGTGGCGCATGAACTTGACGCGACGCTGGTGCATTTCTCCACTGATTTTGTTTTTTCCGGCACAAACGGTACGCCCTATCAGGAGGATGATGCTGTGGGGCCTCTGAGTGTTTACGGCGAGTCGAAGTTGCGTGGAGAGCAGGGCATTACAGGCAGTCGCCTGCAACAGTATTATATTGTCCGCACCAGCTGGTTATATGGTCCCAATGGCGCCAATTTTGTTGAGACCATGATTCGATTGGCCCATGAGCGTGAGGAGTTGAAGATTGTTGCCGACCAGATCGGCACCCCAACGTACACCGGCGATCTTGCCGCTGCAGTCTGGCGTCTGCTTGGGCTTGATGAGTCCGGGCGCGTTGCAGCCCCTTATGGGCTTTATCATTACAGTAATGACGGTGTCTGCAGCTGGTATGACTTTACTTGTGAAATCGTCCGCTGGCTTCAAAATGAGCAACAGTCATTGCAGGTGAAAACGGTTCGGCCTATTGCCACACAGGAATATCCGGTTCCAGCCGTTCGACCGGCGTATTCGGTGCTCAGCAAGGCAAAGATTATTCACGAAGCGGACATTGTTGTTCCATCCTGGCAACAGAGCTTACATCGCTATTTACGGCAACGTTTCAGTGGTCGTTAG
- a CDS encoding CotH kinase family protein, which yields MKNRYSYLWRWSWLLTLPVVCLFIYWGWVTAERFYTFGVRYNCAPIPCELHDSGVKEFNVLCNRAKSAAFASWRKQIREQGPLRSINLFVPEPSLAELNSNLPHSGFQYVEGRILSGDKLRKMKLKYRGDFVYHWGERKKSLRVKTRKKTLFEGLRAFNLIGTKQLETHFACRLAKEMGLIAPRTELVEVILNGKLQGAYVYVEQLEELTLRSNGCMPGDLYAGELLAKDAYRGIHPDLFRYPWLWEKVAVNNHYDEDSRKPLERLLALVNSPDSVRAHQELSQLLDIDAWGKFVAFETLCQTFHYDDVHNWRLYYDPMKSRFYPVIWDPLGWLPWWMPQGKELAQLDIIPSKFHAFLFENADIVRARARAIEDFFAKGQDKNFLRELKKSLDGWNKAIKRDPFLIEPTETVLVAADSFGKSIGKVFSDVEKGYLGRPGEVKYQVKHEGDNSVQLSLSVDGRMPVTALRLSFSSQIDGPVVAGLSCRMNGEKIEADISGAVSLQGANLEITSNLVSYHQKTTRGDGVFILKQKRLEAEPGHYILTLTGIDDSTQLIDFSYRCGNGDYQSAEKTILTEKNDNFFDFYNIITPQPRIAPEIWSGVIDISGVRKLSRPLLIKPGAVVRFRPGASLILQNRLLAEGTAQNPIRFVGDGGPEPWGTVTLCGQGANGSRLKYCQFDGGSGLKGELFEYTAMFSIHDVEHVMVDSCSFRDSKITDDMVHAVYSDVHFTDCVFEHSLMDALDIDISDAVIEHCRFFGSGNDAIDLMTTKAVVLDTLIENSGDKAVSVGEGAKLVAINNVFRRNRIAVQAKDGSVAALYNTDFAGNEHTLDAYKKNWRYNDGGDIYVYKSYFAENLKMITADKKSRIRVFDSYMDRVVATDHQVKIDRTVDQSHPRQARIAQLQRHKKEEKTMSGIDSAYLTRIHCGQRGATNLVFP from the coding sequence ATGAAGAACCGGTATTCGTATCTATGGCGCTGGAGCTGGTTGCTGACTCTTCCGGTTGTCTGCCTTTTTATCTACTGGGGCTGGGTTACGGCAGAGCGTTTTTACACTTTCGGCGTTCGTTATAACTGCGCGCCTATTCCCTGTGAATTACATGATTCAGGCGTCAAGGAATTCAACGTTTTGTGCAACAGAGCAAAATCTGCGGCTTTTGCCTCTTGGCGTAAGCAGATTCGTGAACAGGGGCCGTTGAGGAGCATTAACCTCTTTGTCCCTGAACCCAGTTTGGCTGAACTTAATTCAAATTTGCCCCACTCCGGTTTTCAATATGTCGAAGGGAGAATTCTGAGCGGGGACAAACTGCGCAAAATGAAACTTAAATATCGAGGTGATTTTGTTTACCACTGGGGGGAAAGAAAGAAATCACTGCGGGTGAAAACCAGAAAAAAAACGTTATTTGAAGGGCTTCGCGCATTTAATTTGATCGGAACGAAGCAGCTTGAAACTCATTTTGCCTGTCGTCTGGCAAAGGAAATGGGATTGATCGCTCCACGCACGGAACTTGTCGAGGTCATCCTGAATGGAAAGTTACAAGGTGCATATGTTTATGTGGAGCAGCTCGAAGAACTGACCTTGCGCAGCAACGGATGTATGCCGGGTGATCTATATGCCGGTGAGTTGCTCGCCAAGGATGCCTATCGGGGAATACATCCGGATCTGTTTCGCTACCCGTGGCTGTGGGAGAAGGTCGCTGTTAATAACCATTATGACGAGGATTCACGTAAACCATTGGAAAGACTTTTGGCGTTGGTCAACAGTCCTGACTCTGTGCGTGCGCATCAAGAATTGTCACAATTGCTGGATATTGATGCCTGGGGGAAATTCGTCGCATTTGAAACCCTGTGCCAGACCTTTCATTACGATGATGTACATAACTGGCGTCTTTACTACGATCCGATGAAAAGCCGTTTTTATCCGGTAATATGGGATCCGCTCGGTTGGCTTCCTTGGTGGATGCCTCAAGGAAAAGAGCTTGCGCAGTTGGATATTATACCTTCAAAATTTCATGCGTTTCTGTTCGAAAATGCAGATATCGTCAGAGCACGAGCACGCGCCATTGAGGATTTTTTTGCAAAAGGGCAGGATAAAAATTTTTTACGGGAACTTAAAAAATCCTTGGATGGTTGGAACAAAGCGATAAAACGGGATCCTTTCCTGATTGAACCCACTGAAACGGTGCTTGTCGCGGCTGATTCTTTTGGAAAATCGATCGGCAAGGTCTTTTCTGATGTTGAGAAGGGGTATCTAGGTCGTCCCGGAGAGGTGAAATATCAGGTGAAACATGAAGGCGACAACAGCGTTCAGCTGTCGTTGTCCGTGGACGGACGCATGCCGGTAACCGCATTACGACTGTCGTTTTCTTCACAGATTGATGGCCCGGTTGTGGCTGGATTAAGCTGCAGAATGAATGGTGAAAAGATCGAAGCGGATATCTCCGGAGCTGTTTCCCTGCAAGGGGCGAACCTGGAAATAACGAGCAACTTGGTTTCATATCATCAAAAAACAACTCGGGGCGATGGCGTTTTTATTCTTAAACAAAAACGGCTTGAAGCCGAGCCGGGCCATTATATTTTAACCCTGACCGGGATCGACGATTCGACTCAATTGATTGATTTCTCCTATCGGTGCGGCAATGGCGACTATCAATCCGCCGAGAAGACGATCCTCACTGAGAAAAATGACAATTTTTTCGATTTTTATAATATCATCACGCCGCAACCACGCATTGCTCCGGAAATATGGAGCGGTGTTATTGATATCTCCGGGGTTCGGAAGCTAAGCAGGCCTCTGTTGATCAAGCCGGGCGCTGTTGTTCGGTTCAGGCCCGGTGCGAGCTTAATTCTGCAAAATCGGTTACTGGCAGAGGGGACAGCGCAGAACCCGATTCGATTTGTCGGTGATGGAGGTCCGGAACCTTGGGGGACGGTAACATTGTGCGGACAAGGGGCAAATGGTTCGCGCCTTAAATATTGTCAATTCGACGGAGGAAGCGGCCTGAAGGGCGAGCTGTTTGAATACACAGCCATGTTTTCCATTCATGATGTTGAACATGTTATGGTGGACAGCTGTTCGTTCCGGGACAGCAAGATAACCGACGATATGGTTCATGCCGTTTATTCTGACGTGCATTTTACTGATTGCGTCTTTGAGCATTCTCTGATGGACGCTCTGGACATTGATATTAGTGACGCGGTTATTGAACACTGCCGTTTTTTCGGAAGCGGCAATGATGCCATTGATCTGATGACCACCAAGGCCGTTGTGCTTGATACCTTAATAGAAAACAGCGGCGATAAAGCCGTTTCGGTCGGAGAGGGAGCCAAGCTGGTGGCTATCAACAACGTTTTTCGCCGAAATCGGATAGCTGTCCAGGCCAAGGACGGCTCGGTGGCGGCACTCTACAATACAGATTTTGCCGGAAATGAGCATACATTAGATGCCTACAAGAAAAACTGGCGTTACAACGACGGCGGTGATATTTACGTCTACAAGTCTTATTTCGCGGAAAATCTCAAGATGATAACGGCTGACAAAAAATCGCGAATTCGGGTGTTCGATAGTTACATGGATCGTGTTGTCGCGACGGACCATCAGGTGAAAATAGACCGTACTGTTGACCAGAGCCATCCTCGCCAGGCACGGATCGCACAGCTTCAGAGACATAAAAAAGAAGAGAAAACTATGTCGGGAATTGATTCTGCATATTTGACCCGCATTCATTGCGGGCAAAGGGGGGCCACGAATCTTGTTTTCCCCTAA
- a CDS encoding polyphosphate polymerase domain-containing protein has product MFSPKLHFARFEFKYVLSATLRQELENELVYFLEFDPYVKSRKDHQYFVRSLYFDDPHYSSFFDKVNGLHTRSKFRVRTYTDDPLDGTPQFLEIKGRYNNLVLKHRTPLDAQKRISFEHGDHLTTRVLAGCGGSDIGRKLEYEYFRKQLRPVALVDYVRRPYVSRFDPEFRLTFDSDLRGTKIRSLFSAAATTQPRGLLPGYTVMEVKFRRHIPSWFHRLIQAYELRRVSVSKICYAMEALGIANDPS; this is encoded by the coding sequence TTGTTTTCCCCTAAACTGCATTTCGCACGTTTTGAATTTAAATATGTGCTTTCCGCAACTTTGCGCCAGGAGCTGGAAAACGAGCTGGTTTATTTCCTGGAATTTGATCCTTATGTTAAGTCCAGAAAGGATCATCAGTATTTTGTCCGCAGTCTCTATTTTGATGATCCACACTATTCAAGTTTTTTTGACAAAGTGAACGGACTTCACACACGCTCAAAATTCAGAGTGCGTACCTATACGGATGACCCTTTAGATGGTACTCCGCAGTTTTTGGAGATCAAGGGGCGCTATAACAATCTAGTGTTAAAGCATCGGACTCCTCTAGATGCTCAAAAAAGGATCTCTTTTGAGCACGGGGATCACTTGACAACGCGTGTTCTTGCCGGTTGTGGTGGGAGCGATATCGGTCGAAAACTGGAATATGAATATTTTCGTAAGCAGTTGCGTCCCGTGGCTTTGGTCGATTATGTCCGACGTCCCTATGTCAGTCGATTTGACCCGGAATTTCGTCTGACGTTTGACAGCGATTTGCGCGGCACGAAAATTCGCTCTTTGTTTTCCGCTGCCGCTACGACTCAACCTCGCGGGCTGCTTCCTGGCTATACCGTCATGGAAGTTAAGTTTCGTCGCCATATCCCTTCGTGGTTTCACCGACTTATTCAGGCGTATGAGTTGCGGCGGGTTTCCGTTTCGAAAATTTGTTATGCCATGGAAGCCCTTGGAATCGCCAATGATCCAAGTTAG